Proteins encoded within one genomic window of Vidua macroura isolate BioBank_ID:100142 chromosome 2, ASM2450914v1, whole genome shotgun sequence:
- the ATP1A1 gene encoding sodium/potassium-transporting ATPase subunit alpha-1, whose protein sequence is MGKGAGRDKYEPTATSEHGGKKKGKKERDMDELKKEVVMDDHKLSLDELHRKYGTDLNRGLTTARAAEILARDGPNALTPPPTTPEWVKFCRQLFGGFSLLLWIGAILCFLAYGIQSLMEEEPNKDNLYLGIVLAAVVIITGCFSYYQEAKSSKIMESFKNLVPQQALVVRNGEKMSINAEGVVVGDLVEVKGGDRIPADLRIISAHGCKVDNSSLTGESEPQTRSPDFSHENPLETRNIAFFSTNCVEGTARGIVISTGDRTVMGRIASLASGLEGGKTPIAMEIEHFIHLITGVAVFLGVSFFILSLILEYTWLEAVIFLIGIIVANVPEGLLATVTVCLTLTAKRMARKNCLVKNLEAVETLGSTSTICSDKTGTLTQNRMTVAHMWFDNQIHEADTTENQSGASFDKSSATWTALSRIAGLCNRAVFQAGQENVPILKRAVAGDASESALLKCIELCCGSVKQMRERYPKVVEIPFNSTNKYQLSIHKNANPSESRYLLVMKGAPERILDRCSTILIHGKEQPLDEEMKDAFQNAYLELGGLGERVLGFCHLALPDDQFPDGFQFDTDDLNFPVDKLCFVGLMSMIDPPRAAVPDAVGKCRSAGIKVIMVTGDHPITAKAIAKGVGIISEGNETVEDIAARLNIPVSQVNPRDAKACVVHGSDLKDMTSEQLDDILLHHTEIVFARTSPQQKLIIVEGCQRQGAIVAVTGDGVNDSPALKKADIGVAMGIAGSDVSKQAADMILLDDNFASIVTGVEEGRLIFDNLKKSIAYTLTSNIPEITPFLIFIIANIPLPLGTVTILCIDLGTDMVPAISLAYEQAESDIMKRQPRNPKTDKLVNERLISMAYGQIGMIQALGGFFTYFVIMAENGFWPSGLLGIRVQWDDRWINDVEDSYGQQWTYEQRKIVEFTCHTAFFVSIVVVQWADLIICKTRRNSVFQQGMKNKILIFGLFEETALAAFLSYCPGMDVALRMYPLKPTWWFCAFPYSLLIFVYDEVRKFIIRRNPGGWVEKETYY, encoded by the exons ATGGGCAAGGGG GCTGGAAGAGACAAGTATGAGCCCACTGCTACATCAGAGCATGGCggaaagaagaaggggaagaaggagaggGACATGGATGAACTTAAAAAAGAAGTTGTAATG gatGACCACAAGCTGAGCCTTGATGAACTTCATCGTAAATATGGAACAGACTTGAATCGG GGTTTGACTACTGCACGTGCAGCTGAGATCCTGGCTCGTGATGGCCCAAATGCCCTCACCCCCCCACCCACCACTCCTGAATGGGTGAAGTTCTGTCGGCAGCTCTTCGGAGGATTCTCACTCCTGCTGTGGATTGGTGctattctgtgttttctggcTTACGGCATACAGAGCTTGATGGAGGAGGAGCCCAACAAGGATAAT CTGTACCTGGGTATTGTGTTGGCAGCTGTGGTTATCATTACTGGCTGTTTCTCTTATTACCAAGAAGCAAAAAGTTCCAAGATCATGGAGTCCTTCAAGAACTTGGTGCCTCAG CAAGCACTTGTAGTCAGAAATGGTGAGAAGATGAGCATAAATGCTGAAGGTGTTGTAGTTGGAGATCTAGTGGAGGTAAAAGGGGGAGACAGAATTCCAGCTGACCTTCGGATCATATCTGCACATGGTTGCAAG GTGGATAACTCCTCACTTACTGGTGAATCAGAGCCTCAAACCAGGTCTCCAGACTTCTCCCATGAGAACCCACTGGAGACCAGGAACATTGCCTTCTTTTCCACCAACTGTGTGGAAG GCACTGCCCGTGGCATTGTCATTAGCACTGGGGATCGCACTGTGATGGGCCGTATTGCCAGTTTGGCTTCTGGACTGGAAGGGGGGAAAACTCCAATTGCCATGGAGATCGAGCACTTTATCCACCTCATCACTGGAGTGGCTGTGTTCCTGGGTGTCTCCTTCTTCATCCTGTCCCTCATCCTTGAGTACACATGGCTGGAAGCTGTTATCTTCCTCATTGGAATCATTGTTGCCAATGTCCCTGAAGGGCTGCTTGCAACCGTTACG GTATGTCTGACACTAACAGCCAAGCGTATGGCTCGTAAGAACTGCTTGGTGAAGAACCTTGAGGCTGTGGAGACTCTGGGTTCCACATCCACCATCTGTTCTGACAAAACAGGCACTCTGACACAGAATCGTATGACAGTTGCCCACATGTGGTTTGACAATCAGATCCATGAGGCTGATACTACAGAGAACCAGAGTG GTGCTTCCTTTGATAAGAGCTCAGCCACTTGGACTGCTTTGTCCAGAATTGCAGGTCTCTGTAACCGTGCTGTGTTTCAGGCTGGCCAGGAAAATGTACCAATTCTCAAG AGAGCAGTGGCAGGAGATGCCTCAGAGTCTGCACTTCTGAAATGCATTGAACTGTGCTGTGGTTCTGTCAAGCAAATGAGAGAAAGGTATCCCAAAGTGGTGGAAATACCATTTAACTCTACCAACAAGTACCAG CTGTCTATCCACAAAAATGCAAATCCATCAGAATCCCGTTACTTGCTGGTGATGAAGGGAGCTCCAGAGAGGATCTTGGATCGCTGCAGCACTATTCTCATTCATGGCAAAGAGCAACCACTGGATGAGGAAATGAAAGATGCTTTTCAGAATGCCTACCTTGAGTTGGGAGGCCTCGGGGAGAGAGTGTTAG GATTCTGCCACTTGGCTCTGCCTGATGATCAGTTCCCTGATGGCTTCCAGTTTGATACGGATGACCTGAACTTCCCTGTAGACAAACTCTGCTTTGTAGGACTGATGTCTATGATTGACCCACCTCGTGCCGCTGTGCCAGATGCTGTTGGCAAATGCAGAAGTGCTGGGATCAAG GTTATCATGGTTACTGGAGACCACCCAATCACAGCCAAAGCCATTGCCAAGGGTGTCGGCATCATCTCCGAGGGCAATGAAACAGTAGAAGATATTGCTGCTCGACTCAACATTCCTGTCAGCCAGGTCAACCCTAG GGATGCCAAAGCTTGTGTGGTTCATGGCTCAGATTTGAAGGACATGACTAGCGAGCAATTGGATGACATCCTGCTTCACCATACAGAAATTGTCTTTGCCAGGACATCTCCTCAGCAGAAGCTTATCATTGTGGAAGGCTGTCAGCGACAG GGTGCCATTGTAGCAGTCACAGGTGATGGTGTGAATGATTCCCCAGCCCTGAAGAAGGCTGACATTGGTGTTGCTATGGGTATTGCTGGCTCAGATGTCTCCAAGCAGGCAGCTGACATGATTCTGCTGGATGACAACTTTGCCTCCATTGTGACTGGGGTTGAAGAAG GTCGTCTGATCTTTGATAACCTGAAGAAGTCTATTGCCTACACCTTGACCAGTAACATTCCTGAAATCACGCCGTTCCTGATCTTCATCATTGCAAACATACCCCTTCCTCTGGGAACAGTCACCATCCTCTGCATTGACTTGGGCACTGACATG GTCCCTGCTATCTCCCTGGCATATGAGCAAGCAGAGAGTGACATCATGAAGAGGCAGCCCAGAAATCCCAAAACAGACAAGCTGGTGAATGAACGGCTGATCAGCATGGCCTATGGGCAGATTG GTATGATCCAGGcccttggaggtttcttcacCTATTTTGTAATCATGGCGGAGAATGGGTTCTGGCCTTCCGGCTTGCTAGGGATCAGAGTTCAGTGGGATGACCGATGGATTAATGATGTGGAAGACAGCTATGGGCAGCAATGG ACCTATGAACAGAGGAAGATAGTGGAGTTCACTTGCCATACAGCCTTCTTTGTCAGCATCGTGGTCGTGCAGTGGGCAGACTTGATCATTTGTAAGACCCGAAGAAACTCTGTCTTCCAGCAGGGGATGAA GAACAAGATCTTAATATTTGGTCTCTTTGAGGAGACTGCTCTGGCTGCCTTCCTGTCCTACTGCCCTGGGATGGATGTTGCTCTAAGGATGTATCCTCTGAA